From Acinetobacter suaedae, one genomic window encodes:
- a CDS encoding AMP-binding protein, with amino-acid sequence MVNKIWVNEYQKWDISTDIQFPQEASSLLDFWDKSFAKFQHRDAFIFKDQRFTFAEVEYYSRQLAAFLQNLGLPQGSRIAVMLPNIIQYPLLALAIVRAGLILVNVNPLYTARELKHQLNDAGATVLILLDGLLPVYKSIHEDVDVKYVITTAPDDLLGNNDVEQASNTQNNLFKFVDILKQTSADHYIRPNLNLEDTVLLQYTGGTTGVSKGAELVHKNIMSNLLQNDAVFCSYFGNRDALSGDTMICALPLYHIYAFTVCLLHYTLNKGYTTVLVANPRDIDDLVDCFDKYKPQTFTGVNTLFNALNHHPKFKTLDHSRLEITAGGGMSILRSTADQWEKITGCAIREGYGLSETSPVVTFNPPKARKFTGTVGLPSPGTEIIIIDDQGHVLPQGHAGEVAIRGPQVMKGYWNLPEETAQVMTADGFFKTGDIGSMDERGYLTLLDRKKDMILVSGFNVYPNEIESVLSQHPKVMEVAVVGVADEKSGEVPKAFIVKRDHSLTVDEIKLYTQENLTAYKRPRHIEFISELPKSNVGKILRKELRNK; translated from the coding sequence ATGGTTAATAAAATATGGGTAAATGAATACCAAAAATGGGATATTTCAACTGATATTCAATTTCCTCAAGAAGCTTCTTCACTTTTAGATTTTTGGGATAAAAGTTTTGCTAAATTTCAGCATAGAGATGCTTTTATTTTCAAAGATCAACGTTTTACATTTGCTGAGGTTGAATATTACAGTCGTCAGTTGGCCGCATTTCTACAAAATCTAGGTTTACCACAAGGCAGTCGTATAGCAGTTATGTTGCCGAATATTATTCAATACCCATTGCTTGCTCTGGCTATTGTTCGTGCTGGCTTGATTTTGGTGAATGTAAATCCACTCTATACGGCACGTGAATTGAAACACCAGCTCAATGATGCAGGTGCGACAGTACTTATCCTATTAGATGGATTGTTGCCTGTATATAAATCTATTCATGAGGATGTTGATGTTAAATATGTCATCACCACAGCACCAGATGATTTATTAGGTAATAATGATGTCGAACAAGCTTCCAATACCCAAAATAATCTTTTTAAATTTGTCGATATTTTAAAACAGACTTCCGCTGATCATTATATTCGTCCAAATCTTAATTTAGAGGATACGGTACTTTTACAGTATACCGGAGGAACGACAGGAGTATCTAAAGGTGCTGAATTAGTTCACAAAAATATTATGAGTAACTTGCTACAGAATGATGCAGTATTTTGTAGTTACTTTGGTAATCGAGATGCATTATCTGGCGATACAATGATTTGCGCTTTGCCCTTGTACCACATTTATGCATTCACTGTTTGTCTATTACATTACACCTTGAATAAGGGCTATACCACTGTACTCGTTGCCAATCCACGGGATATTGATGACTTAGTTGACTGCTTTGATAAATACAAACCGCAAACCTTCACTGGGGTAAATACGTTATTTAATGCACTTAATCATCATCCTAAATTTAAGACGCTGGATCATAGCCGTTTAGAAATAACAGCTGGTGGGGGCATGAGTATATTGCGTTCTACAGCAGATCAGTGGGAAAAGATTACCGGTTGCGCAATTCGTGAAGGGTATGGGTTGTCTGAGACGTCACCAGTCGTAACATTTAATCCTCCCAAAGCACGGAAGTTTACAGGAACTGTTGGTCTTCCATCACCTGGGACAGAAATAATTATTATCGATGATCAAGGTCATGTCCTGCCTCAAGGTCATGCTGGTGAGGTGGCTATACGTGGCCCACAAGTGATGAAAGGCTATTGGAATCTTCCTGAAGAAACAGCCCAGGTAATGACGGCAGATGGTTTCTTTAAAACAGGTGATATTGGTAGTATGGATGAGAGGGGATATCTCACCCTTTTAGATCGTAAAAAAGATATGATTTTAGTATCAGGATTTAATGTGTATCCAAACGAGATAGAGAGTGTTTTGTCGCAACACCCAAAGGTTATGGAAGTTGCAGTGGTTGGTGTAGCAGATGAGAAATCGGGTGAGGTACCGAAAGCGTTTATAGTAAAGAGAGATCACTCTTTAACCGTAGATGAAATAAAGCTTTATACACAAGAGAATCTTACCGCGTATAAAAGACCTCGTCATATTGAATTTATATCTGAGTTGCCAAAGTCGAATGTGGGAAAAATATTAAGGAAAGAACTTAGAAATAAATAA
- a CDS encoding MetQ/NlpA family ABC transporter substrate-binding protein produces the protein MKKLISLFLSVSVLLLAACSKQPDNTAEQNKDAGALETVVIASTGSDADIWRHIASLPETQAAGLKLQIKNFTDYVAMNTAVANKEVDLNAFQSYAYLVAFNAANKDKIAPVSTTYLEPMGIYSSKVKKVEEFANGATIAIPNDGANESRALLLLQSAGLIKLKADFDPVKGTPADVIENPKNIVIKPIQMATAVRVKDEVDAILLGNTLAMEGGLNVLKDAIFYEPIDQSTKLNVNVLATAESRKDDPVLQKVGALYHTDAVKQYVQDHFAGTKVDVNKPISYLTEENP, from the coding sequence ATGAAAAAGCTGATTAGCCTTTTTTTAAGTGTATCAGTGTTGTTGCTTGCGGCATGCAGCAAACAGCCAGATAACACTGCTGAACAGAACAAAGATGCAGGCGCATTAGAAACTGTCGTTATTGCTTCTACAGGTTCTGATGCTGATATTTGGCGTCACATTGCAAGCTTGCCTGAAACCCAAGCTGCTGGACTAAAACTTCAAATTAAAAATTTTACTGACTATGTTGCAATGAATACTGCTGTTGCAAATAAAGAAGTCGATTTGAATGCATTTCAATCCTATGCATATCTCGTTGCATTCAATGCAGCAAATAAAGACAAAATTGCGCCAGTCTCTACAACTTATTTAGAACCAATGGGAATCTACTCAAGCAAGGTAAAAAAAGTTGAAGAGTTTGCCAATGGTGCAACGATTGCAATCCCTAACGATGGGGCAAATGAATCTCGTGCTTTATTACTTTTACAAAGCGCGGGTTTAATTAAATTAAAAGCTGACTTTGATCCTGTAAAAGGAACACCAGCTGATGTGATTGAAAACCCAAAGAACATTGTGATCAAACCAATTCAAATGGCAACAGCTGTACGTGTTAAAGATGAGGTTGATGCGATTTTATTGGGTAATACCCTTGCAATGGAAGGTGGTCTAAACGTTCTTAAAGATGCAATCTTCTACGAACCAATTGATCAAAGCACCAAGTTAAACGTCAATGTTCTAGCAACGGCTGAATCTCGCAAAGATGATCCTGTTTTACAAAAAGTCGGTGCGCTTTATCACACTGATGCAGTAAAACAATATGTACAAGATCATTTTGCTGGTACAAAAGTTGATGTAAATAAACCAATCAGCTATCTCACTGAAGAGAATCCGTAA
- the purD gene encoding phosphoribosylamine--glycine ligase encodes MNILVLGSGGREHALAWKIAQDEKVAKVFVAPGNAGTATEDKCENIDLDILDNPAIIAFAKANDVALVIVGPEAPLVNGVVDAAREAGLKIWGPTQYAAQLEGSKAFAKHFLKRHNIPTAFYDVFTEVDAAKAYVEKNGAPIVIKADGLAAGKGVIVAMTNQEAFDAIDDMLAGNKFGDAGSRVVIEQFLAGEEASFICMIDGKNILPMATSQDHKRIFEGDQGPNTGGMGAYSPAPVVTAEVFERVMNEVMRPTVDGMAADGHVYTGFLYAGLMIDDQGQPRVIEFNCRFGDPETQPIMMRLKSSLVDLVEAGIEGNLPSEAEWDERKSIGIVLAAEGYPETVRKGDVISGIGQSPEDTKIFHAGTAMTDDGHIVTAGGRVLCVTALGDTVLEAQINALEVCGQVTFTGMQYRSDIGYRAIAREKAE; translated from the coding sequence ATGAATATTTTAGTATTAGGTAGCGGTGGCCGTGAACATGCACTTGCATGGAAAATCGCACAAGATGAAAAAGTTGCTAAAGTCTTTGTCGCACCTGGCAATGCGGGTACAGCAACTGAAGACAAATGTGAAAATATTGACCTCGATATTTTAGACAACCCTGCAATTATTGCATTTGCAAAAGCAAATGATGTTGCGCTTGTTATCGTTGGGCCAGAAGCACCATTAGTCAATGGTGTCGTTGATGCTGCACGTGAAGCAGGTCTAAAAATCTGGGGACCAACTCAATATGCGGCTCAACTTGAAGGTTCAAAAGCATTCGCTAAGCATTTCTTAAAACGCCATAACATTCCTACAGCTTTCTATGACGTATTTACTGAAGTTGATGCTGCAAAAGCTTATGTTGAGAAAAATGGCGCTCCGATTGTAATTAAAGCTGACGGCTTAGCAGCGGGTAAAGGCGTTATCGTTGCGATGACCAACCAAGAAGCTTTTGATGCGATTGATGACATGTTGGCGGGCAACAAGTTCGGTGATGCTGGGTCACGTGTTGTGATTGAGCAATTCTTAGCTGGCGAAGAAGCAAGCTTTATTTGCATGATTGATGGTAAAAATATTTTACCAATGGCAACTTCTCAAGACCACAAACGCATCTTTGAAGGCGACCAAGGTCCAAATACTGGTGGTATGGGTGCTTACTCTCCTGCCCCAGTCGTTACAGCAGAAGTTTTTGAACGCGTCATGAATGAAGTGATGCGCCCGACAGTTGATGGTATGGCAGCAGATGGTCATGTCTACACGGGCTTCTTATATGCTGGTTTGATGATTGATGATCAAGGTCAACCACGTGTGATCGAATTCAACTGTCGTTTTGGTGATCCAGAAACACAGCCTATTATGATGCGTTTGAAATCATCTCTCGTTGATCTGGTTGAGGCTGGCATTGAAGGTAACTTACCAAGCGAAGCTGAATGGGATGAGCGCAAATCTATTGGTATCGTTCTTGCTGCCGAAGGCTATCCTGAAACTGTTCGTAAAGGTGATGTCATTTCGGGTATCGGTCAATCACCTGAAGACACCAAAATCTTTCATGCTGGCACAGCCATGACTGATGATGGTCATATTGTTACAGCTGGTGGTCGCGTCCTCTGTGTAACAGCATTAGGTGATACTGTACTGGAAGCTCAGATCAATGCATTAGAAGTATGTGGCCAAGTGACATTCACAGGTATGCAATATCGTAGTGATATTGGTTATCGTGCAATTGCTCGCGAAAAAGCTGAATAA
- a CDS encoding methionine ABC transporter permease, translating into MRDLIVQWLTEITAPFWQSSLSIDQFVTALEETLQMVFFALLFGCIWGFIQGITLVVTRNGGILQNRAIYYALNPIVNALRSIPFIILLIAVIPFTKLLVGTSIGTWAAIVPLTIYVGPYLGRLIETSLLEVNEGIIESAQAMGASPWQIVFKFIVPEARSSLILNLTTGTISLIGATAMAGAVGAGGIGDLAISYGYQRFDSSVVILTVIVLLLLVQFVQSFGEWLAKLR; encoded by the coding sequence ATGAGAGATTTAATTGTGCAATGGCTGACTGAAATCACAGCTCCATTTTGGCAAAGTTCATTATCCATTGATCAATTTGTAACGGCACTGGAAGAAACCTTACAGATGGTATTCTTTGCATTGCTATTTGGATGCATTTGGGGATTTATTCAAGGTATTACTTTGGTAGTCACACGTAATGGTGGGATTTTACAAAACCGTGCGATTTACTATGCGCTGAACCCAATCGTGAATGCTCTACGTTCAATCCCATTTATCATTTTATTAATCGCCGTCATTCCATTTACAAAACTTTTGGTTGGTACATCAATCGGAACATGGGCTGCTATCGTTCCATTAACCATTTATGTCGGTCCTTATCTTGGTCGACTCATCGAAACTTCTTTACTTGAAGTAAATGAAGGTATTATTGAGTCTGCACAAGCAATGGGTGCGAGTCCTTGGCAAATTGTATTCAAATTTATCGTGCCTGAAGCACGTAGCTCTCTTATTCTCAATCTCACCACTGGTACCATTTCATTGATTGGTGCAACAGCGATGGCAGGTGCTGTAGGTGCAGGTGGAATCGGTGATCTTGCTATTTCCTATGGCTATCAGCGTTTCGATAGTAGTGTTGTCATCTTGACCGTTATCGTACTTTTATTATTGGTTCAGTTTGTACAATCATTTGGAGAATGGTTAGCAAAACTACGCTAA
- a CDS encoding arginase family protein: MLKACYSPRYYAQTHTNSMEKLTAVAEVLQQQQLVELIDPGLIDIDILKKLHNPQYVDAFFAGDSSFATVQGFKPWNPQLRDAILSVQAGQLVGAEIALKEGIAANIAQGFHHASYDSGAAYCTFNGLALIAKQFPDKRIFILDCDQHGGDGTAIFTNRMPNLINFGIFGIRFGCKAGERSLTRYIHPKQGNFDLYREAILEAFQYASRWDADLIVYQAGMDCHQHDKYGSKWFTTALLFERDRIVFEMAKKMKIPLLFVLAGGYQPLEDLVPLHVNTFKAAHQIYFAEV, encoded by the coding sequence ATGCTAAAAGCTTGCTACTCGCCACGCTATTATGCGCAAACGCATACCAATAGTATGGAAAAACTGACTGCAGTTGCTGAAGTGCTACAGCAGCAACAGTTGGTTGAATTGATAGATCCTGGACTTATAGACATTGATATCTTGAAAAAACTACATAACCCGCAATATGTAGATGCCTTTTTTGCAGGTGATTCAAGTTTCGCGACTGTACAAGGATTTAAACCTTGGAATCCACAACTACGTGATGCCATTTTGTCGGTACAAGCAGGGCAATTGGTCGGTGCTGAGATCGCATTGAAAGAAGGAATCGCTGCTAATATCGCACAAGGTTTTCATCATGCGAGTTATGATTCTGGGGCCGCTTACTGTACCTTTAATGGTTTGGCATTAATTGCAAAACAATTTCCGGACAAACGAATTTTTATTTTAGATTGTGATCAGCATGGTGGGGATGGTACTGCGATTTTCACCAATCGTATGCCGAATTTGATTAATTTTGGCATTTTTGGTATCCGCTTTGGTTGCAAGGCGGGGGAGCGTAGTTTGACTCGCTATATTCATCCAAAGCAAGGTAACTTTGATTTGTATCGAGAAGCGATTTTAGAAGCTTTTCAATATGCATCACGTTGGGATGCTGATCTTATCGTTTACCAAGCGGGCATGGATTGTCATCAACATGATAAATATGGATCAAAATGGTTTACAACAGCGCTCTTATTTGAACGTGATCGGATTGTGTTTGAGATGGCAAAGAAAATGAAAATTCCTTTGCTTTTTGTTCTGGCTGGTGGCTATCAACCTTTGGAGGATTTGGTTCCTTTGCATGTCAATACATTCAAAGCAGCGCATCAAATTTATTTTGCTGAGGTTTAG
- a CDS encoding methionine ABC transporter ATP-binding protein codes for MIQFKNISKHYQLKGQTITALDQINLEIPDGSIFGIIGYSGAGKSTLIRLINLLERPTHGQVMINQKDFTAMDARTLRRERANIGMIFQHFNLLQTKTVAENIEMPLKLLGHSKVEREKRLAELLDFIDLKHKKDAYPDELSGGQKQRVGIARALANHPKILLCDEATSALDPQTTQSVLALLKKINQEQNITIVMVTHEMDVIESICDYVAVMEAGKVIETGRTLDIFSQPQHPTTKTFIQTVLQQQLPINILNNLEHKHHNSIYNLQFLGTSAQETVIQSVIKQFDISLNILFANMTEINGTVIGQMFIQLLGDPTIIQEAIQFLESQGVKVEQSGVSQ; via the coding sequence ATGATCCAATTTAAAAATATTTCCAAACACTATCAGCTCAAAGGTCAAACGATCACTGCGCTGGATCAAATCAACTTAGAGATCCCTGATGGCAGCATTTTTGGCATTATCGGTTATAGTGGTGCAGGTAAAAGTACCTTAATCCGTTTGATTAATTTACTGGAGCGTCCGACCCACGGACAAGTGATGATTAATCAAAAAGACTTTACTGCAATGGATGCGCGTACACTTCGTCGAGAACGTGCAAATATTGGCATGATTTTTCAGCACTTTAACTTATTGCAAACCAAAACAGTGGCTGAAAATATTGAAATGCCACTTAAACTATTAGGTCATAGCAAAGTCGAACGTGAAAAACGTCTTGCAGAGTTGCTGGATTTTATTGACCTTAAACATAAAAAAGATGCTTATCCAGATGAGCTTTCAGGCGGCCAAAAGCAACGTGTAGGTATTGCGCGTGCGCTTGCGAATCATCCTAAAATTTTGCTATGTGATGAGGCAACGTCTGCACTGGACCCTCAAACCACACAATCCGTTTTAGCATTATTAAAGAAAATTAATCAAGAACAGAACATCACCATTGTGATGGTTACTCATGAAATGGATGTGATTGAATCTATCTGTGACTATGTCGCAGTCATGGAAGCTGGCAAAGTCATTGAGACAGGTCGCACCTTAGATATATTCAGTCAACCACAACACCCAACAACCAAGACATTTATCCAAACAGTATTGCAGCAACAATTGCCGATCAATATCTTGAATAATCTTGAACACAAACATCATAACAGTATCTATAATCTGCAATTCTTAGGAACATCAGCCCAAGAAACCGTTATTCAATCCGTAATTAAGCAATTTGATATTAGTTTAAATATTTTATTTGCCAACATGACTGAGATTAATGGCACTGTTATCGGTCAAATGTTTATCCAACTTTTAGGCGACCCAACGATTATTCAGGAAGCGATTCAATTCCTAGAAAGTCAGGGTGTCAAAGTTGAACAGTCAGGAGTAAGCCAATGA
- the purH gene encoding bifunctional phosphoribosylaminoimidazolecarboxamide formyltransferase/IMP cyclohydrolase, producing the protein MTIKRALISVSDKTGIVEFAQNLAALGVEILSTGGTYKLLKDNNIAVVEVSEHTGFPEMMDGRVKTLHPKIHGGILARRGLDEAVMQEHNIDPIDLVIVNLYPFAETVAKPNCSLADAIENIDIGGPTMVRAAAKNHASVGIIVNASDYDTVVAELKQNGSLSYETRFDLAVKAFEHTAQYDGMIASYLGARVGKAEGEADLFPRTFNTQLNKAQDLRYGENPHQNAAFYVEANAKEASVSTAKQLQGKELSYNNIADTDAALECVKSFAKPACVIVKHANPCGVAVSLDGIKAAYDLAYATDPESAFGGIIAFNRELDVETAQAIVDRQFVEVIIAPSIADGVLEVTGAKKNVRVMVCGELPAIDARAPQLDYKRVNGGLLVQDQDLGMITKDDLKVVTKRAPTEQEIDDMIFAWKVAKYVKSNAIVYAKNRQTIGVGAGQMSRVNSARIAAIKAEHAGLVVEGAVMASDAFFPFRDGIDNAAKAGIKCIIQPGGSMRDEETIAAADEAGIAMVFTGMRHFRH; encoded by the coding sequence ATGACTATCAAACGTGCGTTAATCTCTGTTTCAGACAAAACTGGAATCGTTGAATTTGCTCAAAATCTTGCAGCTCTCGGGGTAGAAATTTTATCTACAGGCGGTACTTATAAGTTGCTTAAAGACAACAATATCGCTGTCGTAGAAGTTTCTGAACATACAGGTTTTCCTGAAATGATGGATGGTCGTGTAAAAACACTTCATCCAAAAATTCATGGTGGCATCTTAGCTCGTCGTGGTCTGGACGAAGCTGTTATGCAAGAACACAATATTGATCCAATTGATCTGGTGATTGTGAACCTTTATCCATTTGCTGAAACTGTAGCGAAGCCAAATTGCTCTCTTGCTGATGCGATTGAAAATATCGATATCGGTGGCCCAACCATGGTTCGTGCAGCAGCAAAAAACCATGCTTCTGTGGGTATTATTGTCAATGCATCTGACTATGACACTGTTGTTGCTGAATTAAAGCAAAATGGTTCACTCTCTTACGAGACTCGTTTCGATTTAGCAGTAAAAGCATTTGAACACACAGCTCAGTATGATGGCATGATCGCTTCTTATTTAGGTGCACGTGTAGGTAAAGCTGAAGGCGAAGCAGATTTATTCCCTCGTACATTCAATACGCAGTTAAATAAAGCACAAGATTTACGTTACGGTGAAAACCCACACCAAAATGCTGCATTTTATGTAGAAGCAAATGCTAAAGAAGCGTCAGTTTCTACTGCGAAACAATTACAAGGTAAAGAGCTTTCTTATAACAACATCGCCGATACTGATGCTGCACTTGAGTGTGTTAAATCATTTGCAAAACCTGCATGCGTTATCGTTAAACATGCGAATCCTTGTGGTGTTGCCGTTTCTTTAGATGGCATTAAAGCTGCTTATGATCTTGCTTATGCAACTGATCCAGAGTCTGCATTTGGCGGCATCATTGCATTTAACCGTGAGTTAGATGTAGAAACTGCTCAAGCAATTGTCGATCGTCAATTCGTTGAGGTAATCATTGCACCAAGCATTGCTGATGGTGTACTTGAAGTTACAGGCGCAAAGAAAAATGTACGCGTCATGGTGTGCGGTGAATTACCTGCAATTGATGCACGTGCTCCACAACTTGATTATAAACGTGTTAACGGCGGCTTACTTGTTCAAGATCAAGATTTGGGCATGATCACTAAAGATGACCTAAAGGTTGTGACCAAGCGTGCACCAACTGAACAAGAAATTGATGACATGATCTTTGCTTGGAAAGTTGCAAAATACGTAAAATCAAATGCGATTGTATATGCAAAAAACCGTCAAACCATTGGTGTAGGCGCAGGTCAGATGAGTCGTGTGAACTCTGCTCGTATTGCGGCGATCAAAGCTGAACATGCTGGTTTAGTCGTTGAAGGTGCAGTGATGGCATCTGATGCGTTCTTCCCATTCCGTGATGGTATTGATAACGCTGCTAAAGCTGGTATCAAATGTATCATTCAACCGGGTGGTTCTATGCGCGACGAAGAAACAATTGCAGCAGCGGATGAAGCTGGTATTGCAATGGTCTTCACGGGTATGCGTCATTTCCGTCACTAA
- the gloB gene encoding hydroxyacylglutathione hydrolase: protein MHYKIHAIDVQNALKNYIWLLEDTTTKQVVVIDPTEASLVTEFCEQHHLQIQQIWLTHWHPDHTGGVEDLLANENISVYGPRDELSKISFISNPLQQDDHFHFNDLKIEIIATPGHTLGHIVYFIEAMDALFCGDTLFAMGCGRLFEGTAEQMYHSLNRLAALPIQTKVYCTHEYTLANAEFAITIEPHNVALQERLKHVRALREANQITLPSTIELELATNPFLRTESAEDFARIRTLKDQF, encoded by the coding sequence ATGCATTATAAAATCCATGCGATTGACGTACAGAATGCCTTAAAAAACTATATATGGTTATTGGAAGATACAACGACAAAACAAGTTGTGGTGATTGATCCAACAGAAGCGAGTTTAGTCACAGAGTTCTGTGAACAACATCATCTACAGATACAACAAATTTGGCTCACACATTGGCATCCTGATCATACAGGGGGGGTAGAAGATTTATTGGCAAATGAAAACATCTCAGTTTACGGTCCGAGAGATGAATTAAGTAAAATTTCTTTTATTTCAAACCCATTACAACAAGATGATCATTTTCACTTTAATGACTTAAAAATTGAAATCATTGCGACCCCTGGCCATACTTTAGGGCATATTGTCTACTTTATTGAAGCAATGGATGCACTTTTTTGTGGTGATACATTATTTGCAATGGGATGCGGACGTTTGTTTGAAGGTACAGCTGAACAAATGTACCATTCATTAAATAGGTTAGCGGCTCTACCTATCCAAACAAAAGTATACTGTACACATGAATATACCCTTGCCAATGCAGAGTTTGCGATCACCATAGAACCACATAATGTTGCCTTACAAGAGCGTCTAAAACACGTTAGAGCATTACGAGAAGCGAATCAAATTACGCTTCCAAGTACCATAGAATTAGAACTTGCAACCAATCCTTTCTTGCGGACAGAAAGTGCTGAAGACTTTGCACGAATTCGTACTCTAAAAGACCAATTTTAA
- the ahcY gene encoding adenosylhomocysteinase, whose amino-acid sequence MNAVNASFTDYKVADISLADYGRKEIKLAEAEMPALMGLRKRYAAAKPLAGAKILGCIHMTIQTAVLIETLIELGAEVRWTSCNIFSTQDHAAAAIAARGIPVFAWKGETEEEYVWCLEQQINVNGKPWDANMILDDGGDLTALVHDKYPALLERIHGITEETTTGVQRLLEMWKDGSLKVPAINVNDSITKSKNDNKYGCRHSLNDAIKRATDMLLSGRRALVIGYGDVGKGSAQSLRQEGMIVRVTEVDPICAMQACMDGYEVVSPYKNGVQTGKKEDINHDLLGNTDLVVTTTGNYHVCDAAMLDSLKAGAVVCNIGHFDTEIDTAYLRGYKWVEVKPQVHQVYRSEDESNYLILLSEGRLVNLGNATGHPSRVMDGSFANQVLGQMHLFAEKFADLPADQKQAAIRVEVLPKKLDEEVAAAMVVGFGGVLTQLTQVQADYLGVPVEGPFKSDAYKY is encoded by the coding sequence ATGAACGCGGTGAATGCTTCATTTACAGATTACAAAGTTGCTGATATTTCCCTTGCTGACTACGGTCGTAAAGAAATCAAACTTGCTGAAGCAGAAATGCCAGCTTTGATGGGTTTACGGAAGCGTTATGCAGCAGCTAAACCGCTTGCAGGTGCAAAAATTTTGGGTTGTATTCACATGACAATCCAAACAGCTGTTCTTATTGAGACATTAATTGAACTTGGTGCTGAAGTTCGTTGGACTTCATGCAACATTTTCTCAACTCAAGATCATGCTGCAGCGGCAATTGCTGCTCGTGGTATTCCAGTATTCGCGTGGAAAGGCGAAACTGAAGAAGAATATGTATGGTGCTTAGAGCAACAAATCAATGTAAATGGCAAGCCTTGGGATGCCAACATGATTTTGGACGATGGTGGTGACTTAACAGCACTTGTTCATGACAAATACCCTGCTCTTTTAGAACGTATTCACGGCATTACTGAAGAAACCACAACAGGCGTACAACGTCTATTAGAAATGTGGAAAGACGGCTCACTTAAAGTTCCAGCAATCAACGTTAATGATTCGATCACTAAATCGAAGAATGACAACAAATACGGTTGCCGCCACTCACTAAATGATGCAATTAAACGTGCAACTGACATGCTACTTTCTGGTCGTCGTGCACTTGTAATTGGTTACGGTGATGTCGGTAAAGGTTCTGCACAATCTTTACGTCAAGAAGGCATGATCGTTCGTGTAACTGAAGTTGATCCAATTTGTGCAATGCAAGCGTGCATGGATGGCTACGAAGTTGTTTCTCCATACAAAAATGGCGTACAAACTGGCAAGAAAGAAGACATCAACCATGATCTATTAGGTAATACTGATCTTGTTGTGACAACGACTGGTAACTACCATGTATGTGACGCTGCAATGTTAGATAGTCTAAAAGCAGGTGCAGTGGTTTGTAACATCGGTCACTTTGATACTGAAATCGACACTGCTTATTTACGTGGTTATAAATGGGTTGAAGTGAAGCCACAAGTACACCAAGTTTATCGCTCAGAAGACGAAAGCAATTACTTAATTCTTCTTTCAGAAGGTCGTTTAGTCAATCTTGGTAATGCAACTGGTCACCCTTCACGTGTGATGGATGGTTCTTTCGCTAACCAAGTATTGGGTCAAATGCATTTATTTGCTGAAAAATTTGCTGATCTTCCTGCTGATCAAAAGCAAGCTGCAATCCGTGTAGAAGTACTTCCTAAGAAACTAGACGAAGAAGTTGCTGCAGCGATGGTTGTTGGCTTTGGTGGTGTGTTGACACAATTAACACAAGTACAAGCAGATTACCTTGGTGTGCCTGTCGAAGGTCCATTCAAATCTGACGCTTACAAATACTAA